A single region of the Yersinia entomophaga genome encodes:
- the katA gene encoding catalase KatA, with protein MSKKKGLTTAAGAPVVDNNNVVTAGPRGPMLLQDVWFLEKLAHFDREVIPERRMHAKGSGAYGTFTVTHDITKYTRAKIFSQIGKKTDMFVRFSTVAGERGAADAERDIRGFAMKFYTEEGNWDLVGNDTPVFYLRDPLKFPDLNHVVKRDPRTNLRNPTYKWDFFSQLPESLHQLTIDFSDRGLPKSYRHMHGFGSHTFSFINNQNERYWVKFHFRCQQGIENLMDDEAEKLIGSDRESSQRDLYEAIERGDFPRWTLQVQIMPEHEASEVPYNPFDLTKVWPHGDYPLIDVGYFELNRNPENYFSEVEQAAFNPANVVPGISFSPDKMLQGRLFSYGDAHRYRLGVNHHQIPVNGAKCPFHNYHRDGAMRVDGNSSNTATYEPNSFGLFQEQPDFSEPPLTLTGAADHWNHRDDDDYFSQPRALFNLLSEEEHQRMFTRIAGELSQVPEEIQRRQIALFEQVHPDYGIGVKKALGLS; from the coding sequence ATGAGCAAAAAGAAAGGACTAACTACGGCAGCAGGCGCACCCGTTGTCGACAACAATAACGTGGTGACCGCAGGCCCTCGCGGCCCGATGTTACTGCAAGATGTCTGGTTTCTTGAGAAATTAGCTCACTTTGATCGGGAAGTGATCCCTGAGCGCCGGATGCACGCCAAAGGCTCTGGCGCTTACGGTACCTTTACCGTTACTCACGATATAACCAAGTATACTCGCGCTAAGATTTTCTCTCAGATCGGTAAGAAAACCGATATGTTCGTGCGTTTTTCAACGGTAGCCGGTGAACGCGGCGCTGCTGACGCAGAGCGGGATATTCGCGGTTTTGCCATGAAGTTTTATACCGAAGAAGGTAACTGGGACTTAGTGGGCAACGATACGCCGGTGTTTTATCTGCGCGACCCGTTGAAATTCCCGGATTTGAACCATGTGGTCAAACGCGATCCGCGAACCAACTTGCGTAACCCAACCTACAAATGGGATTTCTTCTCTCAGCTTCCTGAATCACTTCACCAGTTAACTATCGATTTCAGCGATCGCGGCCTACCAAAATCCTACCGTCATATGCACGGTTTCGGCAGCCACACCTTTAGCTTTATCAACAATCAGAACGAGCGTTATTGGGTGAAATTCCATTTCCGTTGCCAGCAGGGCATTGAAAACCTGATGGATGATGAAGCGGAAAAACTGATCGGTTCCGATCGGGAAAGTTCTCAGCGCGATTTGTACGAAGCCATTGAGCGCGGTGATTTCCCTCGTTGGACTCTGCAAGTGCAGATTATGCCGGAGCACGAAGCCTCGGAAGTTCCGTACAATCCGTTCGATTTAACCAAAGTTTGGCCACACGGTGACTATCCGCTGATTGACGTCGGATATTTCGAACTGAACCGTAACCCAGAGAACTATTTCTCTGAAGTGGAGCAAGCGGCGTTCAACCCGGCCAACGTGGTTCCGGGCATTAGCTTCTCTCCAGACAAAATGCTGCAAGGTCGCCTGTTCTCCTACGGCGATGCGCATCGTTACCGTTTAGGCGTTAATCACCATCAGATTCCGGTTAACGGCGCCAAATGCCCGTTCCACAACTATCATCGTGATGGCGCAATGCGCGTGGACGGAAACAGCAGCAATACCGCCACCTATGAGCCGAACAGCTTCGGTTTATTCCAGGAGCAGCCTGATTTTAGCGAGCCACCGTTGACGCTGACCGGTGCGGCGGATCACTGGAATCACCGCGATGACGATGACTATTTTAGTCAGCCACGGGCCTTATTTAACCTGTTGAGCGAAGAAGAACATCAGCGCATGTTTACCCGTATTGCTGGGGAACTTTCGCAGGTGCCAGAAGAGATTCAACGCCGTCAGATAGCGCTGTTTGAGCAAGTACATCCAGACTATGGAATAGGTGTGAAAAAGGCACTGGGGCTAAGCTAA
- the menF gene encoding isochorismate synthase MenF yields MTQLSDLLEELRHLLDADFPDRAGVRQIALPAPAVLGSQLLEWLATQPVFPQFYWRHRDGHEEAAVCGQVRLFRDMSAADEFIRQYKNHAGLRIWGLNAFEPFPAIANETDISSAFFFLPRLQLLRRGGEISLTLNLASETSLQQDVCLALDFIEQLLAPRPIPELTVSVETLVHQPDQKGWCQLLEQALRAIANQQMEKVVLARMTHLTLRETLFSPAFMAASRQVNHQCFHFMLRFDDRRAFLGSSPERLYRRQQSQLETEALAGTVANDKDDAKAACLAHWLAGDDKNQRENLLVVDDICQRLQGGVSAVDVMPAEVIRLRKVQHLRRRIRAQLQPNVTDADCLQRLQPTAAVAGLPREPARLFILDAEPFSRGWYAGSSGYFSLAQSEFAVALRSAQIEGDQVQIYAGAGIVAGSDPLMEWQEIENKSAGLRSLLEK; encoded by the coding sequence GTGACACAACTCTCTGATTTGCTGGAAGAATTACGGCACCTTTTGGATGCTGACTTTCCCGATCGGGCCGGTGTCCGACAGATCGCTTTGCCAGCCCCTGCCGTGCTTGGCAGTCAATTGCTGGAATGGTTGGCAACGCAGCCTGTTTTTCCGCAGTTTTACTGGCGTCACCGCGATGGACATGAAGAGGCTGCGGTATGTGGTCAGGTGCGTTTATTCCGTGATATGTCTGCCGCCGATGAATTTATCCGGCAATATAAAAATCATGCCGGATTACGTATTTGGGGGCTGAATGCCTTTGAACCCTTTCCGGCTATCGCCAATGAAACAGACATTTCCTCCGCTTTCTTTTTTCTACCGCGATTGCAATTGCTGCGTCGCGGTGGAGAAATTAGCCTGACGCTCAATTTAGCCAGTGAAACCTCCCTGCAACAGGATGTTTGTCTGGCGCTGGATTTCATCGAGCAATTACTCGCTCCGCGGCCAATTCCTGAACTGACGGTCAGCGTTGAAACTCTTGTTCACCAGCCCGATCAAAAAGGCTGGTGCCAACTGCTGGAACAGGCATTACGGGCCATTGCCAACCAGCAGATGGAAAAAGTGGTACTGGCGCGCATGACTCATCTGACCCTGCGGGAAACCTTATTCAGCCCGGCATTTATGGCCGCCAGTCGTCAGGTTAATCACCAGTGTTTCCACTTTATGCTGCGTTTTGACGATCGGCGGGCGTTTCTGGGCTCCAGTCCGGAACGTCTGTATCGCCGTCAGCAATCACAGTTGGAAACCGAGGCGCTGGCGGGAACCGTGGCGAATGATAAGGATGATGCCAAAGCCGCGTGCTTAGCCCATTGGTTAGCCGGTGACGATAAGAATCAGCGGGAAAACCTGCTGGTGGTAGACGATATCTGCCAGCGCCTGCAAGGCGGGGTTTCAGCGGTGGATGTGATGCCTGCCGAGGTGATTCGTCTGCGCAAAGTGCAGCATTTGCGCCGTCGGATTCGGGCGCAATTACAGCCGAATGTCACTGATGCCGATTGTCTACAGCGTTTGCAGCCCACGGCAGCAGTGGCGGGATTGCCACGTGAACCGGCGCGGTTGTTTATCCTCGATGCAGAGCCGTTTTCTCGCGGCTGGTACGCCGGTTCCTCAGGCTATTTTTCATTGGCGCAATCGGAATTCGCGGTGGCGCTGCGCTCGGCGCAAATCGAGGGCGATCAGGTTCAGATTTATGCTGGCGCTGGCATCGTCGCCGGTTCTGACCCATTAATGGAATGGCAGGAAATCGAAAATAAATCCGCTGGATTACGCAGTCTGTTGGAAAAATAA
- the menE gene encoding o-succinylbenzoate--CoA ligase, whose amino-acid sequence MARLNQWPWRHWAELQPQKEALRLEGRSISWQRLVADIDAVAASFHHQGVAAGRGVAVRGKNSYGLLLAYLGALQCAARVLPLNPQLPETLLHQLLPGLDIDFIFDSHGSDLAGLELTSLTDSAASPVTPQPWDGQRLATLTLTSGSSGLPKAAAHQLDAHLASAEGVLSLMSFHTDDSWLLSLPLFHVSGQGIIWRWLSVGATLVIRPMQSLSAALAGCTHASLVPTQLWRLLTQPSEKLSLTDVLLGGAMIPTELTEQAEARGIRCWCGYGLTEAASTVCAKRANGNAGVGVALSGRQVRLVDQEVWVKGDCLAAGYWQRGKLLPLTDENGWLHTRDRGQWFEDELHILGRLDNLFFSGGEGIQPEDVERILLRHPQVYQAFILPVNDSEFGQRPVAVIESDPQLSWSELADWLAPQVAPFQRPVAFYRLPDELKNGGIKISRRSVGEWLR is encoded by the coding sequence ATGGCGCGGCTAAACCAGTGGCCATGGCGGCACTGGGCGGAGTTGCAACCGCAGAAAGAGGCGCTGCGGCTGGAAGGTCGGTCTATCAGTTGGCAACGGCTGGTGGCGGATATCGACGCCGTGGCGGCCAGTTTTCATCATCAGGGCGTGGCGGCAGGCCGTGGCGTTGCGGTCAGAGGGAAAAACAGCTATGGCTTGCTGCTGGCCTATCTGGGCGCTTTACAGTGTGCCGCTCGCGTCCTGCCACTCAATCCGCAGTTACCTGAAACTTTACTGCATCAGCTGCTTCCGGGGCTGGATATCGATTTTATTTTCGATTCTCACGGGAGCGACTTGGCTGGCTTAGAGCTAACTTCTCTGACCGACAGCGCGGCGTCGCCTGTAACGCCGCAACCTTGGGACGGGCAACGTCTAGCGACGCTAACTCTGACCTCAGGCTCCTCTGGTTTGCCCAAAGCGGCAGCACATCAACTCGATGCTCATTTGGCTAGCGCGGAAGGGGTATTGAGTCTGATGTCTTTCCATACTGACGATAGCTGGCTGTTGTCATTGCCGCTGTTCCATGTTTCCGGGCAGGGCATTATTTGGCGCTGGCTTAGCGTGGGTGCCACGTTAGTTATTCGGCCAATGCAGTCATTATCTGCAGCGCTGGCGGGATGTACTCATGCGTCACTGGTGCCGACCCAGCTTTGGCGTTTGTTGACTCAACCTTCGGAAAAACTGAGCCTGACGGACGTATTGTTAGGTGGCGCTATGATTCCGACTGAATTGACCGAGCAAGCCGAAGCGCGTGGTATTCGCTGCTGGTGCGGTTATGGTTTGACGGAAGCGGCTTCCACGGTGTGCGCCAAGCGAGCCAATGGCAACGCCGGAGTGGGCGTGGCGCTTTCAGGGCGACAGGTGAGGTTGGTGGATCAGGAAGTGTGGGTGAAAGGAGATTGTCTGGCCGCAGGTTATTGGCAGCGGGGCAAATTACTTCCTTTGACTGATGAGAACGGCTGGCTGCACACCCGCGATCGCGGTCAGTGGTTTGAGGACGAACTGCATATTCTTGGGCGGCTGGATAATCTGTTTTTCAGCGGTGGGGAAGGGATTCAGCCGGAAGATGTTGAGCGCATTTTGCTGCGGCATCCTCAGGTTTATCAGGCATTTATTTTGCCGGTGAACGATAGCGAGTTTGGCCAGCGTCCGGTCGCGGTGATCGAAAGCGATCCCCAGCTTTCATGGTCAGAACTGGCCGATTGGCTAGCACCGCAGGTCGCGCCATTTCAGCGCCCAGTGGCTTTCTATCGCTTACCCGATGAATTGAAGAATGGCGGAATTAAGATCTCGCGGCGTTCGGTGGGGGAGTGGTTAAGGTGA
- the menH gene encoding 2-succinyl-6-hydroxy-2,4-cyclohexadiene-1-carboxylate synthase, translating into MTLACRTVNSHTGTKPWLVWLHGLLGNGEDWSEVAGRCTEFPSLFVDLPGHGGSVAQAPGDFAEVSRQLNATLAAQNIQDYWLIGYSLGGRIAMYHACCGEHTGLRGLLVEGGNPGLENEELRRARLLRDTHWAQRFRQEPMTQVLADWYLQPIFADLTASQRQEFIDLRSVNQGFTVAAMLESTSLGRQPYLLPALHQLAIPFAYLCGERDLKFQQLARQNRLPLHTLAGAGHNAHRANPDAFAEQVRLFLSLSR; encoded by the coding sequence GTGACGCTGGCCTGCCGCACCGTCAATTCGCACACTGGCACGAAACCCTGGCTGGTCTGGCTGCACGGTCTGTTGGGCAATGGCGAAGATTGGTCAGAGGTAGCCGGGCGCTGTACCGAATTTCCCTCGCTGTTTGTCGATCTTCCGGGCCACGGCGGTTCGGTTGCTCAAGCGCCCGGTGATTTTGCCGAGGTCAGCCGTCAGCTAAATGCGACATTGGCGGCGCAAAATATTCAGGATTATTGGTTGATAGGCTACTCGCTGGGTGGGCGCATTGCCATGTATCACGCTTGCTGCGGTGAACATACCGGGCTGCGTGGTTTGTTGGTCGAAGGGGGAAATCCCGGCCTGGAAAACGAAGAACTGCGGCGAGCGCGTCTGCTACGTGATACCCATTGGGCGCAGCGTTTTCGTCAGGAACCCATGACGCAGGTTCTGGCTGACTGGTATTTACAGCCGATTTTCGCTGATTTAACCGCCAGTCAGCGGCAAGAGTTCATAGATTTGCGCTCGGTCAATCAGGGTTTCACAGTAGCTGCTATGCTTGAATCCACCTCTTTGGGTCGCCAGCCTTATCTGCTGCCTGCACTGCACCAGTTGGCTATACCTTTTGCCTACCTGTGCGGTGAGCGAGACCTTAAATTTCAGCAACTGGCGCGCCAGAACCGGTTGCCGTTACACACCCTTGCCGGAGCTGGCCATAATGCCCATCGGGCCAATCCCGATGCTTTTGCCGAGCAGGTGCGTTTATTCTTATCACTCTCCCGTTAA
- the menC gene encoding o-succinylbenzoate synthase codes for MRRASLYRFSLPMEAGVILRNQRLKSRDGLLVELSEGENSGWGEISPLPEFSQETLAEAEAVTQRWLQAWLGGEQPAESPLPSVAFGLSCALAELNQTLPIQADYRKAPLCNGDPDELFDVLMALPGDKVAKVKVGLYEAVRDGMIVNVLLEALPDLTLRLDANRSWTRAKADGFAKYVNPGLRSRIAFLEEPCKTRDESRAFARETGIAIAWDESVREADFQVQAEPGVAAIVIKPTLVGSINRCRQLVQQAHQAGLVAVISSSIESSLGLSQLARLASWLTPDTVPGLDTLDLMQAQLLRPWPDSQLPLISLEQLDRIWRG; via the coding sequence ATGCGTCGGGCGAGTTTATATCGCTTTAGTCTGCCTATGGAGGCGGGCGTGATTCTGCGCAACCAACGGCTGAAAAGTCGCGATGGGCTATTGGTGGAATTGAGCGAAGGTGAAAACAGCGGCTGGGGGGAAATCTCCCCACTGCCGGAATTCAGTCAGGAAACGCTGGCCGAAGCCGAAGCGGTGACACAGCGATGGTTACAGGCTTGGCTGGGCGGAGAGCAACCGGCGGAAAGTCCTTTGCCTTCAGTGGCTTTTGGCCTGAGCTGTGCGCTGGCTGAGCTGAATCAGACGTTGCCGATACAGGCGGATTATCGTAAAGCCCCGTTGTGTAACGGCGATCCCGATGAGCTTTTTGACGTACTGATGGCGTTGCCCGGTGACAAAGTGGCGAAGGTCAAAGTTGGGCTATATGAAGCCGTGCGCGATGGGATGATCGTCAACGTATTGCTGGAAGCCTTGCCGGATCTCACTTTGCGTCTGGATGCCAATCGAAGCTGGACGCGTGCCAAAGCCGACGGATTTGCCAAATACGTTAATCCCGGATTGCGTTCCCGCATTGCTTTTCTGGAAGAACCGTGCAAAACCCGCGACGAATCCCGCGCTTTTGCTCGTGAAACCGGTATTGCCATTGCTTGGGATGAAAGCGTGCGCGAAGCCGATTTTCAGGTGCAGGCCGAGCCGGGCGTTGCGGCAATCGTGATCAAACCAACGCTGGTTGGCAGTATCAACCGATGCCGACAATTGGTGCAACAGGCTCATCAGGCGGGGTTGGTAGCGGTAATCAGTTCCAGCATTGAATCCAGTCTGGGGTTATCGCAATTGGCTCGGCTCGCCAGTTGGCTAACGCCGGATACGGTGCCGGGGTTGGATACGCTGGATCTGATGCAGGCGCAGCTATTACGCCCGTGGCCAGACAGTCAATTGCCGCTGATTTCGCTGGAACAACTGGATCGCATATGGCGCGGCTAA
- the menB gene encoding 1,4-dihydroxy-2-naphthoyl-CoA synthase: MLYPSEEQLYAAIEWQDCSAGFEDIRYHKSRDGIAKITINRPQVRNAFRPQTVKEMIQALADARYDDHIGVIILTGEGDKAFCSGGDQKVRGDYGGYQDNSGVHHLNVLDFQRQIRTCPKPVVAMVAGYSIGGGHVLHMMCDLTIAADNAIFGQTGPKVGSFDGGWGAAYMARIVGQKKAREIWFLCRQYDAKQALDMGLVNTVVPLADLEKETVRWCREMLENSPMALRCLKAALNADCDGQAGLQELAGNATMLFYMTDEGQEGRNAFNEKRQPDFSKFKRNP; encoded by the coding sequence ATGCTGTATCCGAGCGAAGAACAATTGTACGCCGCCATTGAATGGCAGGACTGCTCAGCCGGGTTTGAAGATATTCGTTATCATAAATCCCGTGATGGTATCGCCAAGATCACCATTAACCGCCCTCAGGTACGCAATGCGTTCCGTCCTCAGACGGTCAAAGAGATGATTCAGGCGCTGGCCGATGCCCGTTATGACGATCATATCGGCGTGATTATTCTGACAGGCGAAGGGGATAAAGCCTTCTGTTCCGGTGGCGATCAGAAAGTGCGCGGTGACTACGGCGGCTATCAGGATAACAGCGGTGTGCATCATCTGAATGTGCTCGATTTCCAGCGCCAGATCCGCACCTGTCCAAAACCAGTTGTGGCCATGGTTGCAGGCTATTCCATTGGCGGTGGACATGTATTGCATATGATGTGTGATTTGACCATAGCCGCAGACAACGCCATTTTTGGTCAGACTGGCCCGAAAGTCGGTTCTTTCGACGGCGGCTGGGGCGCGGCCTATATGGCACGTATCGTAGGGCAGAAAAAAGCGCGTGAAATCTGGTTCCTGTGCCGCCAGTACGATGCTAAACAGGCGTTGGACATGGGGCTGGTTAACACCGTGGTGCCTTTGGCCGATCTGGAAAAAGAAACCGTACGTTGGTGTCGTGAGATGCTGGAAAACAGCCCAATGGCGCTGCGCTGCCTCAAAGCGGCGCTGAATGCTGACTGCGACGGTCAGGCTGGTCTGCAAGAGCTGGCGGGTAACGCCACCATGCTGTTCTACATGACAGATGAAGGTCAGGAAGGGCGTAACGCGTTCAACGAAAAACGCCAGCCGGACTTCAGCAAATTCAAGCGTAATCCGTAA
- a CDS encoding YfaZ family outer membrane protein, which produces MRKTLIACAASLLFVAGSASAISVTAEAGRHYTNLGVGMGTNSGGLAVSGNWARSDHDGDMGSLGLGFNLPIGPLMATIGGKGIYMAPEDGKNGGAIAVGGGLSYPITKSFTLYGEGYVAPESLTSGMKSYTEANAGVRWSVIRPLTVDVGYRYINMEGKEGRRDNRLADGMYIGAGLNF; this is translated from the coding sequence ATGAGAAAGACACTTATTGCCTGTGCAGCAAGTTTGCTGTTTGTAGCAGGTTCAGCCAGCGCGATCAGCGTCACCGCAGAAGCAGGACGTCATTACACTAACCTCGGTGTCGGTATGGGCACCAACAGCGGCGGCCTGGCTGTGAGCGGTAACTGGGCGCGTAGCGACCACGACGGTGACATGGGCAGCTTAGGTCTGGGCTTCAACCTGCCAATTGGCCCATTGATGGCGACCATTGGCGGTAAAGGTATCTATATGGCACCTGAAGACGGTAAAAACGGCGGCGCAATTGCCGTTGGCGGCGGGTTGAGCTATCCGATAACCAAATCATTCACTTTATACGGTGAAGGTTATGTAGCGCCAGAATCCCTGACCAGTGGGATGAAATCCTACACCGAAGCGAACGCCGGTGTGCGTTGGAGCGTGATTCGCCCGTTGACGGTAGATGTTGGTTATCGTTACATCAATATGGAAGGGAAAGAAGGCCGTCGGGATAACCGTCTGGCGGATGGCATGTATATCGGTGCCGGTCTAAACTTCTGA
- the menD gene encoding 2-succinyl-5-enolpyruvyl-6-hydroxy-3-cyclohexene-1-carboxylic-acid synthase, translated as MSTSVFNRRWAALLLEALTRHGVRHICIAPGSRSTPLTLAAAANPSLVCHTHFDERGLGHLALGLAKASAQPVAVIVTSGTAAANLYPALIEAGLTGERLVFLTADRPPELIDCGANQAIRQPGMFASHPNASLNLPRPTPDIPASWLVSSLDNAMAQLQQGALHINCPFAEPLYGGDDSQYAEWSAALGDWWERREPWLKSSYPVSHAVQSDWYFWRQKRGVVIAGRMSAEEGIQVAEWAQQLGWPLLGDVLSQTGQPLPCADLWLGHPQAQKLLQQTQVVVQFGSSLTGKQLLQWQAQCQPEEYWLVDHLAGRLDPANHRGRRLLANIDEWLELHPAQPRAPWAGELALWSDSAEGCVAEYLNDKFGEATVAHRLAELLPENGQLFVGNSLIVRLVDALGQLPAGYPVYSNRGASGIDGLLSTAAGVQRATAKPTLAIVGDLSALYDLNALALLRQCSAPTVLLVVNNNGGQIFSLLPTPEEDRQRFYCMPQNVSFDHAAAMFGLRYACLSSWEKLHEEVQQSWQQGGMTLIELKVPASEGAETLQYLAQRVAEL; from the coding sequence ATGTCGACAAGCGTCTTTAACCGCCGTTGGGCGGCCTTGCTACTGGAGGCATTGACCCGCCACGGTGTGCGTCATATCTGCATTGCCCCAGGGTCTCGCTCTACGCCCTTAACGCTGGCTGCGGCGGCGAATCCGTCGCTGGTTTGCCATACCCATTTTGATGAACGCGGTTTGGGGCATTTGGCGCTAGGGCTGGCTAAGGCTTCGGCTCAGCCGGTGGCGGTGATTGTCACTTCCGGTACGGCGGCGGCCAATTTGTATCCCGCGCTGATAGAAGCCGGGCTGACCGGCGAGCGTCTGGTCTTTCTGACGGCGGATCGCCCGCCAGAACTAATTGACTGCGGCGCAAATCAGGCGATTCGTCAGCCCGGTATGTTCGCCAGCCATCCCAATGCGAGTCTCAATCTGCCGCGCCCTACGCCGGATATTCCCGCAAGTTGGCTGGTTTCCAGCCTGGATAACGCGATGGCGCAGTTACAGCAAGGGGCATTGCATATCAATTGTCCTTTTGCCGAGCCATTGTACGGCGGTGATGATAGCCAATATGCCGAATGGTCCGCGGCGCTGGGAGACTGGTGGGAACGCCGCGAGCCTTGGTTAAAATCCTCATATCCTGTTAGCCATGCCGTTCAGTCTGATTGGTATTTCTGGCGCCAAAAACGCGGCGTTGTTATTGCCGGACGCATGAGCGCAGAAGAAGGTATTCAGGTTGCTGAGTGGGCGCAGCAATTGGGCTGGCCGCTATTGGGGGATGTGCTATCTCAAACCGGCCAGCCGCTGCCCTGTGCGGATTTATGGCTAGGGCATCCGCAGGCGCAAAAACTGTTACAGCAGACGCAGGTGGTGGTGCAATTCGGCAGCAGCCTGACGGGCAAACAGTTATTGCAATGGCAGGCTCAGTGTCAACCGGAAGAATACTGGCTGGTGGATCATTTAGCGGGTCGCCTCGATCCGGCTAACCACCGCGGGCGGCGGTTGTTAGCCAATATCGACGAATGGTTGGAGCTACATCCGGCGCAGCCGCGAGCCCCTTGGGCCGGAGAGCTGGCTTTGTGGTCCGACAGCGCCGAAGGCTGCGTGGCAGAATATCTGAACGACAAATTTGGTGAAGCCACGGTGGCCCATCGACTGGCGGAATTACTGCCGGAAAACGGGCAGCTTTTTGTCGGTAATAGCCTGATCGTGCGTTTAGTAGATGCGCTAGGCCAGCTTCCCGCTGGCTATCCGGTTTACAGCAATCGCGGCGCCAGCGGCATCGACGGCCTGCTTTCCACCGCCGCCGGTGTGCAGCGCGCTACCGCCAAACCGACTCTGGCTATCGTCGGCGATCTTTCTGCGCTCTACGATCTGAACGCCCTGGCGTTACTGCGCCAATGCTCGGCTCCGACGGTACTGTTAGTGGTGAACAATAACGGCGGACAGATTTTCTCCCTGTTGCCAACGCCGGAAGAAGATCGCCAGCGCTTCTACTGCATGCCGCAGAACGTCAGTTTTGATCATGCTGCCGCTATGTTTGGCCTGCGATATGCCTGTTTGTCCAGTTGGGAGAAACTGCACGAAGAGGTGCAGCAAAGCTGGCAACAGGGCGGTATGACGCTGATTGAGCTAAAGGTTCCGGCTAGTGAAGGGGCGGAAACGTTGCAATATCTGGCGCAGCGGGTGGCGGAACTGTGA
- a CDS encoding DUF883 domain-containing protein codes for MSRVNDPQQTSLDDDLSMLTDTLEEVLRSSGDMGDDGYQIVKARAENALKAVRDRLNGTTDCYMERAKQAACRTNEYVREKPWHGVGIGATVGLIVGLLLARR; via the coding sequence ATGAGCAGAGTAAATGACCCTCAACAAACCTCGTTAGATGACGACTTGAGCATGTTGACCGACACGCTGGAAGAGGTGTTGCGGTCATCCGGCGATATGGGTGACGATGGTTATCAGATTGTGAAAGCCCGGGCTGAAAATGCGCTGAAAGCAGTAAGAGATCGCCTGAATGGCACCACTGATTGCTATATGGAACGCGCCAAGCAGGCGGCCTGTCGTACCAATGAATACGTGCGCGAAAAACCCTGGCACGGCGTGGGTATCGGCGCTACCGTTGGCCTGATCGTCGGATTGTTATTGGCTCGTCGCTAG
- a CDS encoding sorbitol dehydrogenase family protein, whose protein sequence is MEKISSRNVIEPEKNGTGFTRRELLFGVASAMVATSLLGYPFLTKAEQATAAANPLAFARFFKLSQALTEHKDIDQGMSARIFTALHNSDAQFADQIIQLTTLMQPEQRAQQLLAAASGHNLQKVVSNIMAAWYTGTVGHGQQAVLIAYKDALMYRPASDGLIVPTYCGNGPLWWTAAPPDINLPKPDNVSHS, encoded by the coding sequence ATGGAAAAGATTTCATCTCGCAATGTTATTGAGCCGGAAAAAAATGGAACCGGTTTCACCCGCCGGGAACTGCTGTTTGGCGTGGCCTCCGCGATGGTGGCAACCTCACTTTTAGGTTACCCATTTTTGACTAAAGCCGAACAGGCCACCGCCGCTGCCAACCCACTGGCTTTCGCTCGCTTCTTCAAATTGTCTCAGGCACTGACCGAACATAAAGATATCGATCAAGGTATGTCGGCACGGATTTTTACCGCACTACACAACAGTGACGCCCAGTTTGCCGACCAAATAATCCAGCTCACCACATTGATGCAGCCAGAACAACGCGCCCAGCAACTGTTGGCTGCGGCTAGTGGCCATAATCTGCAAAAAGTGGTCAGTAACATCATGGCAGCCTGGTACACCGGCACCGTAGGACACGGCCAGCAGGCGGTGTTAATCGCCTACAAAGATGCGCTGATGTACCGCCCTGCCAGCGATGGCCTGATCGTGCCAACCTACTGCGGTAACGGTCCGCTGTGGTGGACCGCCGCCCCACCTGATATCAATTTGCCTAAGCCTGACAATGTGAGCCATTCCTAA